The following proteins come from a genomic window of Streptomyces sp. GS7:
- a CDS encoding 3-keto-5-aminohexanoate cleavage protein: protein MLQVCLNGPRTAADSGAVPMSPAALADAARQAVAAGAQDVHVHPKTPCGQDSLSPRVVGPVLTAIREAVDVPVGVTTGAWAEPDPGRRAEQVGSWTVLPDHASVNWHEAGADTVAAALLERGVGVEAGIWAGTDAVERFARSPLAPRVLRVLAEVIGDTAPKSAPATARALLAALAPVPHGRPVLLHGQDGGAWPVLRLAGELGLCSRIGIEDTLLLPDGSPAAGNAQLIAAARDMAGGLPVE from the coding sequence ATGCTTCAGGTGTGTCTCAACGGCCCGCGCACGGCGGCCGATTCGGGTGCGGTGCCGATGTCGCCTGCCGCGCTCGCGGATGCGGCGCGGCAGGCGGTCGCGGCCGGCGCCCAGGACGTCCATGTGCACCCCAAGACCCCGTGCGGCCAGGACTCCCTCTCGCCGCGGGTGGTCGGCCCGGTCCTCACGGCGATACGGGAAGCGGTGGACGTCCCGGTGGGCGTGACGACCGGCGCCTGGGCCGAGCCGGACCCCGGGCGCCGGGCGGAGCAGGTCGGGTCCTGGACGGTGCTGCCCGACCACGCCTCGGTCAACTGGCACGAGGCGGGCGCCGATACGGTCGCCGCCGCCCTGCTGGAGCGGGGCGTCGGCGTCGAGGCCGGCATCTGGGCCGGGACGGACGCGGTCGAGCGCTTCGCCCGCTCGCCGCTGGCTCCGCGGGTGCTGCGGGTGCTGGCCGAGGTCATCGGCGACACCGCACCAAAGTCCGCTCCGGCGACCGCCCGTGCGCTGCTCGCCGCGCTGGCGCCGGTGCCGCACGGCCGCCCGGTGCTGCTCCACGGCCAGGACGGCGGGGCCTGGCCGGTGCTGCGGCTCGCCGGCGAGCTGGGCCTGTGCAGCCGCATCGGCATCGAGGACACCCTGCTGCTGCCCGACGGCTCACCGGCCGCGGGCAACGCCCAACTGATAGCCGCCGCACGGGACATGGCGGGCGGTCTTCCCGTGGAGTGA